A genomic segment from Aegilops tauschii subsp. strangulata cultivar AL8/78 chromosome 1, Aet v6.0, whole genome shotgun sequence encodes:
- the LOC109762333 gene encoding uncharacterized protein, giving the protein MGKKVRWFDAVQRILSPSEPDRDEKEDKQPAERPTSKSSFKKLWQFGKSSTSTSSSSAAPEAAPAAHQQPPPQPDQQDAVEAKSAGTTSEQNDGGLQVAALAAPVAQQQPAAATAVVTPRPPARSKEELAAIRIQTACRGYLVRKGYKARAQARLMSLLEGVAVKRQTEDALYSMQAMTRVQTQIYARRVNKDKALKSQAQPKQGPDKTKIGEVWDHTHQSKEQIEATLATKQEAASRRQRALSYALSHQWRNRSPSSSSSSGRGRATPTLSHPPTFMDPGCPNWGWSWAERCMAASRPWESQTAPPDVKDRAAPGKSAGRAASPRVSISVQIPTTLTGRSARPAGRSSPSTPTQSRSPSALGKTVASPRRAPSPRGSPFNKSGSMLSERPRSSQEHLAASSGGGGDEKEASLRRTTSLRSGEQPRKLSLGTREADAGETGDAPVTPSYMQATKSVKAKARCASPAAADKAELPERAPLVSSPSMKRRPSPEFAEKQGVSSPRTPRTPSTPSKAKPEIRTKRPPSPRL; this is encoded by the exons ATGGGGAAGAAGGTGAGGTGGTTTGACGCCGTGCAGAGGATCCTGAGCCCGTCGGAACCTGATCGCGACGAGAAGGAAGACAAGCAG ccggccgagagaCCGACGAGTAAATCGAGCTTCAAGAAGCTATGGCAGTTCGGCAAGTCCAGCACgtccacttcttcttcctccgcggcGCCGGAGGCTGCTCCCGCGGCCCATCAGCAGCCTCCTCCGCAGCCCGATCAGCAGGATGCTGTGGAGGCCAAATCCGCCGGAACGACGAGCGAGCAAAACGATGGTGGACTCCAAGTCGCAGCGCTCGCCGCACCGGTGGCGCAGCAGCAGCCGGCAGCGGCCACGGCCGTCGTCACGCCGAGACCGCCCGCGCGGTCGAAGGAGGAGCTTGCCGCCATCAGGATTCAGACGGCTTGCAGGGGCTACCTG GTAAGGAAGGGGTACAAGGCGAGAGCACAGGCTCGGCTGATGTCGCTGCTGGAGGGGGTCGCCGTGAAGCGCCAGACAGAGGACGCGCTGTACAGCATGCAGGCGATGACGAGGGTTCAGACCCAGATATACGCCAGGAGGGTCAACAAGGACAAGGCTCTCAAGAGTCAGGCCCAGCCTAAGCAAGGGCCTGACAAAACCAAG ATTGGTGAAGTCTGGGATCACACTCACCAGTCCAAGGAGCAGATCGAGGCCACGCTCGCGACGAAGCAGGAGGCCGCGTCGAGGCGGCAGAGGGCCCTGTCGTACGCGCTCTCTCACCAG TGGAGGAACAGGAGCccctcttcttcatcttcctcGGGGAGAGGGAGAGCGACACCCACGCTGTCGCACCCTCCGACGTTCATGGACCCCGGCTGCCCCAACTGGGGCTGGAGCTGGGCGGAGCGCTGTATGGCGGCGTCCAGGCCGTGGGAGAGCCAGACCGCGCCGCCGGACGTCAAGGACCGCGCTGCTCCCGGGAAGAGCGCCGGCCGGGCCGCCAGCCCGAGGGTGTCCATCTCGGTCCAGATTCCCACCACGCTGACGGGCAGGTCCGCTCGGCCGGCCGGCCGGTCGTCGCCGTCGACCCCGACGCAGTCGCGGTCCCCCTCGGCGCTGGGGAAGACGGTCGCGTCGCCCCGGCGGGCTCCGAGCCCGAGGGGTAGCCCGTTCAACAAGTCGGGAAGCATGCTGTCGGAGCGCCCGAGGAGCAGCCAGGAGCACCTGGCGGCAAGCAGTGGCGGCGGTGGCGACGAGAAGGAGGCCTCGCTGCGGCGGACGACGAGCTTGCGGTCGGGGGAGCAGCCGAGGAAGCTGAGCCTGGGAACGAGAGAGGCGGACGCAGGCGAGACGGGCGACGCGCCGGTGACGCCCAGCTACATGCAGGCGACCAAGTCCGTGAAGGCCAAGGCCCGGTGCGCGAGCCCCGCGGCGGCCGACAAGGCCGAGCTCCCCGAAAGGGCGCCTCTGGTGTCCTCGCCGTCGATGAAGAGGCGCCCGTCGCCGGAGTTCGCGGAGAAACAAGGGGTGTCGTCGCCGAGGACGCCAAGGACGCCGAGCACGCCGAGCAAGGCGAAGCCGGAGATCAGGACGAAGCGGCCTCCCAGCCCGAGGCTCTAG